The Desulfurellaceae bacterium nucleotide sequence AGCAGGAGGCCGACCGGGCGATTGCCCTGAAAATCGTCGAGAAGAGCGACGTATTCATCCAGAATATGCGGCCCGGAGCGGTCGAGCGCCTCGGCCTCGGCTACGACGTAGTCTCGCAGCTCAACCCCAGGCTGATCTATGTCTCGGCGTCGGCTTACGGTCGAACCGGACCAATGGCCAAAGAGGCCGGGGTGGATCCCACCGTCCAAGCCTTTTCCGGCTGGTGCAGCGTCACCGGTCAGCCCGGCTCGCAGGGCGAGATGTTCCGCCATTTCGCCCATCTGGATATCAATACCAGCTCGATGATTGTCGAGGCCGTGCTCCAGGCCCTGCTGGCCCGCGAGAAGACCGGCCGGGGCCAGAATATCGAGATCGAGATGGTGGCGGCGGCGCTATCGCTGCAAACCAGCCGGCTGGCCGAATACTTCGCCACCCGCCAACAGCCCCAGCCGATGGGCAGCGCGGTGACCACCACCGTCCCACACCAGGCCTTTGTGTGCGAGGATCAGCAGTATATCGCGGTCGGGGTAGTCAGCGAGGACCAGTGGCCGCGTTTCTGCCGGGCGATCAAGGCTGAGGAGCTGATCGGCGATCCGCGGTTTGCCACCAACCCCGAGCGGGTCGAGCATCGCAATGAGCTGATTCCCATTCTCGACGAGCGGTTCCGGACCAAGCCGGTCGCCTGGTGGGTGATTCGGCTGACCAAGGAGGGGGTGCCAAACAGTCGCATCCAGGATTTTGAGGCGCTCCGCTATCACCCTCAGGTGCTGGACAACGAACATATTGTTGATCTGGACACCCCCCACTGGGGTACCCTCAGCGTTGACGGTGTGCCGTGGAAATTCAGCCACAGCCCGGCCGGGCCGGTGCGGCCGGGTGGGCTCAAGGGCGAGCATACCCGGGACGTGCTGCGCGAGTTCGGCATTGAGGACTAGACCGCATGTCTGGGGCACTGGCCGGCTATCGCATTCTTGATCTGACCCAGGGCTTGTGCGGTCCGTTCGGTGCCATGCGTCTGGGTGACGCGGGCGCCGAGATCGTCAAGCTTGAGCCGCTCGACGGGGACGCCTCGCGGACCATGGGACCGCCGTTTGTCGGGCAAGACAGCGCCGTTTTTCTGAGTCTCAACCGCAACAAGAAGAGCCTGGCGCTCGATATCCGGACGGCCGAGGGCCGGGCGATCATCCGGCGGCTGGTAGCCAGAGCCGACGCCCTGATTGCGGACCTGGCGCCGGACGAGGCCGAAGAGTTGGGGCTCGACTACGCCGCCCTGCAAGAACGCAATCCCCAGCTGGTCTACTGCGCGGTGAGCGCTTTTGGCGACAAGGGACCGCTGCGGAATCTGCCCGGGGCCGAGCTGGTCATTCAGGCCATGGCCGACTACACCAACTCGCTGGGCCGGATTGGCGAGCCGCCGGTGCGTTTGGGGACGGACGTGGCCAGTCTCAGCACCGGCGTGTTTGTCTCTCAGGCAGTTACGGCCGGCCTGTTCCACCGTTTGCGCACGGGTCAGGGCCAGCGCGTGTCGGTCAGCATGCTGGGCACCCTGTTGCACATGCGGGGCATCATGTGGACGTCGATGACCGACCCGGACGACTGGTACGGCTTCCACCTCGACAAC carries:
- a CDS encoding CoA transferase, with the protein product MSGALAGYRILDLTQGLCGPFGAMRLGDAGAEIVKLEPLDGDASRTMGPPFVGQDSAVFLSLNRNKKSLALDIRTAEGRAIIRRLVARADALIADLAPDEAEELGLDYAALQERNPQLVYCAVSAFGDKGPLRNLPGAELVIQAMADYTNSLGRIGEPPVRLGTDVASLSTGVFVSQAVTAGLFHRLRTGQGQRVSVSMLGTLLHMRGIMWTSMTDPDDWYGFHLDN
- a CDS encoding CoA transferase, whose amino-acid sequence is MPGILDGIRIFDLSIAAVGPWAAKLLGELGADVIKVEAPGGELSHYIPPPIKGSAVLYISANFNKRHIVLDLKQEADRAIALKIVEKSDVFIQNMRPGAVERLGLGYDVVSQLNPRLIYVSASAYGRTGPMAKEAGVDPTVQAFSGWCSVTGQPGSQGEMFRHFAHLDINTSSMIVEAVLQALLAREKTGRGQNIEIEMVAAALSLQTSRLAEYFATRQQPQPMGSAVTTTVPHQAFVCEDQQYIAVGVVSEDQWPRFCRAIKAEELIGDPRFATNPERVEHRNELIPILDERFRTKPVAWWVIRLTKEGVPNSRIQDFEALRYHPQVLDNEHIVDLDTPHWGTLSVDGVPWKFSHSPAGPVRPGGLKGEHTRDVLREFGIED